The stretch of DNA AGAACAATTTGACAGTTAAGCACGGTGTAAAAAAATCTGTGGTGTGCAGATGCGTTTGTGTATGTGCAGTAGTCTATCTTTTCTTGTGTTGATGGTAAATTAATAAAGCATGCTATTATTTATTGCCTCATTTCCATTGATTTTAAATGAGAGAAATCAGCCATTATATCATTTGAAGGTGCGCATGGTGAAATTATAGTATGAGCAACGTTTTGAGACATAAAATAAAAGGTTATATTGACTTTCATTCATAAAAAATCAACGTAGGGAAAATCATATTTTATGATAGATTTTTAGGGTTGTGGTGCTCACTGCTTTAAAAAGGGTAGTTTTTTCTCGATATTAAGTTTTCTTTTGCTAATTTTTGAAGCTACTACGTTGACAATTGGATATTTTTCAGTCGATATGCGTGCACGAATATTTCATGCAATTCGAGATGAAGGTGTAAGAATAATGGCAGAACGATCACAACACCTGCAAGATGTATTTTTAAATACGGTGCGCAAGCAAAAAATTTCTCTTACAATTTTTCTTGTAAATGGCGTTAAACTGACGGGTATTGTAACCTCGTTTGATAATTTTTGTGTCCTTTTACGTCGTGATGGACATGCACAATTGGTCTATAAGCATGCTATTTCTACAATTATGCCGGGACAACCTGTGCAGATGTTTGAAAGTGAAAATTCTGAATAAGAAAATTAATTTACTTTAGTCTTCTTACTCCATTTTATAAAGTGCTTAGATTGCCGTGATAAATGAAAATGAGAGATTTTGGGGATTTTCTTCACAGGTTGCAAAACAGGTGCGCGCACTTGTTGTGGTACCGATTTTCCAAGAAAATAAAGGTGAAGGTGCTTCCAGTAGATGTTCAGTATCTTCTCGGGTTAAAGAAGCGTTGGGGTTGGCGCGTGCTATAAGGTTGGAAGTCGTTCATTATGAAGCGGTTAATATTGCTGCGCCTCGTCCTGCAACTTTATTGGGAAAGGGGAAAGTAGATGCGCTTGCCCATTATATAAGTGAATATTATATTGAGCTTGCGGTTGTAGATTATTTTTTAACACCAGTGCAACAGCGTAATTTAGAAAAATTATGGAATTGCAAAGTTATCGATAGAACGGCTTTGATTCTTGAAATTTTTGGGGATCGTGCGCAAACAAAAGAAGGGGTTTTGCAAGTCGAATTAGCGCATTTGTCTTATCAAAAAAGCAGGCTTGTGCGCAGTTGGACACACCTAGAAAGGCAACGTGGTGGTCGTGGTTTTTTAGGTGGCCCTGGTGAAACTCAGATTGAAGCGGATAGGCGTATTTTGCAAGAGAAAATTATTCGTATCCGCCGTGAATTGGAAACAGTTATTAAAACACGTGCTCTTCATAGAGCTAAAAGAAAAAAAGCATCCCATCCTGTTGTAGCTTTAGTAGGATACACAAATACGGGAAAATCAACTCTTTTTAATCAGTTAAGTGGTGCAGATGTCTTAGCAAAGGATATGTTGTTTGCAACGCTTGATCCAACTTTGCGCAAAGTTATTCTTCCTCATGGAAAAACTATTCTTTTATTTGATACGGTAGGTTTTATCTCTAACTTACCAACGCATTTGATTGCAGCTTTTAGAGCAACCCTTGAAGAAGTAGTTGAAGCTGATCTCATTCTTCACGTGAGAGATATGGCAGATGTTGATCATTATGCGCATGCCAAAGATGTTTTAGAAGTGCTTTCAAGTCTTGGTATCAATGTTGATGATACAGAGCATATCATAGAAGTTTGGAATAAGATTGATCTATTGGATGAGCACGCATTGAATGTTTTGCAAACAAGCGCAAAAACACGGTTAAATCCTGCAGCAATGGTGTCAGCGCTTATGAGTGATGGTCTAGATCAACTATTAACAGTAATTGAAAAGAAAATTTTTGGAAAAATGCAAAACGTTGAATGTCTATTAAGACCTCATGAAATGTCGCTTATTGATTGGTTTTATGAAAACTCTTGTGAAATAATGCAGGAAGGACATGATGATGGTTCTGTTACCATTAGAGCAGTGCTTACCTCTGAAGCAAAAAAACGACTAGATCATATCAAACAGAATATGAATTAAAGTTTTTTTGAGATATTTCTGTACATTTTTTCTTCATTTTTAAGCTTTTCTTATCGCAGAATAATATGACTTAAAGTTAAGGGGATAGTTACTACTTTCTCTTAATAAAAAAATATGAAGTATTTTACTGGTTTAAATAAAGATGAGTCTTAAGAATAATAAAAGACTGTTTGTATGCATGAAACCGCGAAATGTTTTGGCCATTTTGCTGTTAGTGGTGCTGTGTGCATTTTTGATTTGGTTGTATTACTTTATTCAACCACGGATATATCGAGCAACCTTGACATTTTCGTTATCTGATTCTGTTGGAAAGCCATTGCCAGTTGATAAACAAAACAATGTTCTCGCATTCTTATTTTCACAGTCTATACTTTTAAATGATTCAAATTTACAGAATTTTTCTTTAGATGTTTATCAGAAGAAAGGTTTGCGTGAAAATATTGGTTTATCTCGTAATGGTGATTTCATTGATCTTACTTTTGAAGCTGGAACTGTTGAAGCTGCTCAACGTGGGTTGGAGACTTGGTTCTCGGCATTTTCACAAGCAATTGTAAAACAAAAACAAAAATTATTGTTAACGGAACAGCAAGCGGATCAGCAATATGATAAGACTACGGTACAAAATATAGTGCAGGCCTTTCGTTCATCTGTTGATTCTTTTATTTACCGCAATGTAAAACAAACAGAGCTTAAAGATCTTTCT from Bartonella taylorii encodes:
- the hflX gene encoding GTPase HflX translates to MINENERFWGFSSQVAKQVRALVVVPIFQENKGEGASSRCSVSSRVKEALGLARAIRLEVVHYEAVNIAAPRPATLLGKGKVDALAHYISEYYIELAVVDYFLTPVQQRNLEKLWNCKVIDRTALILEIFGDRAQTKEGVLQVELAHLSYQKSRLVRSWTHLERQRGGRGFLGGPGETQIEADRRILQEKIIRIRRELETVIKTRALHRAKRKKASHPVVALVGYTNTGKSTLFNQLSGADVLAKDMLFATLDPTLRKVILPHGKTILLFDTVGFISNLPTHLIAAFRATLEEVVEADLILHVRDMADVDHYAHAKDVLEVLSSLGINVDDTEHIIEVWNKIDLLDEHALNVLQTSAKTRLNPAAMVSALMSDGLDQLLTVIEKKIFGKMQNVECLLRPHEMSLIDWFYENSCEIMQEGHDDGSVTIRAVLTSEAKKRLDHIKQNMN
- the hfq gene encoding RNA chaperone Hfq: MAERSQHLQDVFLNTVRKQKISLTIFLVNGVKLTGIVTSFDNFCVLLRRDGHAQLVYKHAISTIMPGQPVQMFESENSE